A genomic stretch from Blastocatellia bacterium includes:
- a CDS encoding YbjQ family protein — translation MVTTAFTLDGFKIARNLGVVRGITVRSRSIFGTLGGTFQTIVGGNITAFTKLCEVARAEAFEILIQHASEIGANAIIGMRYDANEIMNGVTEVLAYGTAVVVAPLDPEG, via the coding sequence ATGGTGACGACGGCCTTCACGCTCGACGGCTTCAAGATCGCCCGCAACCTCGGCGTCGTACGCGGCATCACTGTGCGCTCGCGGTCAATCTTCGGCACGCTCGGCGGCACGTTTCAAACGATTGTCGGCGGCAACATCACGGCCTTTACCAAGCTCTGCGAAGTTGCCCGCGCCGAAGCCTTCGAGATACTGATCCAACACGCCAGCGAGATCGGCGCTAACGCCATCATCGGCATGCGCTATGACGCCAATGAGATTATGAACGGCGTCACCGAAGTCCTGGCCTACGGCACGGCGGTCGTCGTCGCGCCGCTTGATCCCGAAGGCTGA